The Scomber scombrus chromosome 19, fScoSco1.1, whole genome shotgun sequence DNA window AGAGACGGGCCAAGTCTCACACTAAAAGGACCCCGTTCCATTTATCACACTGCTCCTGTATCGATCCGAGAAAAAGGTAAGAGGAGAGGTATCTGATGGATTCATTTCAGCGCGGTGGCACTGTGAAAGATCCTGCATGGTAACCATTTTCTACGCCCTTATTCTTTCACTGAGCCTCCTGTTGTTTCAAAGGAGGGGGAATCTCATGTGTGATACACCtcactgtggaaaaaaaaaggggagggggggtcttTTATTGGTCTGTGAGGGTGCAGCACATAAGGTAAGAGAGGTGAGCACTGCAGATTTTGAGCTGTCGCACTTCAAGAACATGGTCTGCACAGAGTGCTGCAGTACCATGCTGACATCAAATGGTCAGACGCGGTACTGACGccacagacacactgactgcGGTTCATACAGCAACAGGAGTTCAGTATGTTTTGTGAAGATGTGCTACAAGTCTTAAAAAACAGTCCTCATAGAGTGGACGAGGCCTGTAAGTTTGACATCTCCAGTCCGTATCAGACCAGGAGATTTGATCCTTTTCCCCCCACATCTTAATAAAACCCATTAACAAGCTGTCTCTGAACCTTCAGCACTTTGTCTAATTGACTTCCTCCCAGCAGGGAACGTCTTTGTTTTGGACCTGCAGAGTCTAAACCACATTGTTAGCATAACCGCCTGGGTGTGAGCTGCCGGTGAATGAGTATTCCACGCCGTTTTGGTTGGTTCTTGTGCTCTCATTAGTTGTCCATGCTGGGGTAATCCTCAACTAAAGGTCACGCCTGCTTTCGCTCTGTGCTCATGGGCCTGGCTCGGGTTTGGAGCATTGGCTGGCAATGATGTGCAAATAGCTTGGCATGGGAGCACCATAAGGCTACCATACCAATAGGCTCAGACTGAGTCAGGTCTTTGGCCTGCTGGCTGCATGAGCTTTAATGTAAGGTTTGCACAtaaagaaatacacaaaaattaTAGTTAGTTTATTCCTAAGCTCTGTCGAACTGAATGCAGATGcctcattttattgtgtttaaccAATAAAACAGCCTTCATTAGCAAACATgcacttttttcccctgctACAGATACATAACTGACGGATGCTGGACCTCCGTGctgaggatttatttttattgccgTCCAGCAGAGCGCTTGCCAACCGCTGTGTGCAAGTGTGTCTGTTTCAGGGCAGATAGCGGTTGATTCAAAGTCTCAGCCTGTCAAATCTCTCTGTGGGGAAATCAGCGGGAGGCGAGACATGGCTGGCTGCCCGGGCCTTTGGGAGAGCCAGGTGGAGAAGCTAGAAATTTATGGACTGAGTTGCACTAAGAGACACACAACTGGAAGTTTTCAGCTCGGCTGTACCCCTTCTCAGGCCtcgaggaggaggagactgGAATAAAGATTTTGAGTGTCAGTGTTTGGATTACAGGCTAAACTCAGGTGTAATTGGACGTAGAGGCGTAAAGCAACGTATTGTGCTGCTCTTCTCCAACTTttgtgtaaaacattttaaaatggctGAAACAGCATCAGTAGACACCGTGATGTAGGccattgtttaaaataaatattcaagcTTGTGTTTTCTGACACTAGCTGGACCATTACTGCATGAAGTATGGCGAGCAGCTCTTGGAGCTGGTGTGTGCTGAGTGAGCACTTCCTCCAGCTGTGGCAGTGCAGGGGTGGAGGGCGCATATTCTCCTACCTCCTTCCACATGCTCCTTATTTATATACTCCCTGATTCTTTTATTCTGTTGAGGTAAGCGCCAGATGGGTGCTTTTCTTATTATAGGAATTGTCCTCTGAAAAAAATGCCTCAATTACATGGTTTCAGCTAATAATTTGCTGTAGTGAGGAGTCATTGGATAATAATCTACACCTTTATTGATAGGTGTGAAACACAGTGTGATGTAGTGTTCTCAAATGTGGAAATGACCTTTATTCGTTGTCTCAGGTCTCAGGAGGCATTTTCCCATGATACGAgtatgtttctgctgctttctaGTTTCTGCCAAGTCAACTAAAAAGAGTCtagtctgttttgtttttttatatcagaGATCCTCAGCAATAAAATACTTATAAGCACTGCCTGGTATGCTAAATATGTATATCCCATAATCTCCATACACTTGCATGTGTTTAAACTGCATGTGCCAGGTTTTAGCATTAGTATGAGTTGTATTCTGCTCTCGAGTTTGATGCTACagtgtggctgtgtgtgcaAGAGTTCATCTGATTGGCCAGAATCTGgattaatgacaataaaaagggggaaaatatCTGATGCACCTTCAACTTTTATTCAACATCACAACTCCTGTAGTAGACATTTGGTCTGAGAGAACAGTAAACTAATGGGTTTCTAGTAGTATGGTCTCAACAGAAAAAGCACTATATGTATGAGAGGAACAAgagacaggaaggttaaaacatgGCTACAGTCCTGCATGCACAGAACAATGGAGTATATAGACTTTGTTCTCCTCTAGGTGAGTGCTGTACAAACTGCCCAGCTGCCATTCAAACGGTAGGCCAGTCAAATTGTGTGCAGGTAGCTTTCTGTTCATAGAGCCGTCTGACACGAAGTGGCACGCACAGTCAGTCTGGAGTAAATCACACAGTAGTGTTGGGTAGAATCATGAACGACAAATCCATtcaaaaaaaaggcacaatcCCATCCGCAACAGTCACCCAGCAAAAGCTTAGGGGGAAACATACAGGCTGAAGTCATCAGAAACTAAAAAACTACAAGTCCCACGGTTGCATCCAACAAAGTGCTCTGTGGATAGATGGTATAGCAGCAACTTGAGTTACGAGAACGTCAAATCGACTGAAGTGACAGCACGCAATGTGTACGAGTCTGTAAAGCACTCCTAGTTTCCACTGGTCCTGGGTCAGAAAACAGTCCTAAAGCATGTGTTTAAACAGACAAAGCATGTTTATTTCACACTAAAACAATATGCACCCCGACATCCACAACATCCctctgttcattttctttttcttccccctgGCATGTAATTTTCTGCTTGTGTTCACTGTATATAATTAGAAACAAattacagacatttattttggggatacaacattttcatgtttttcatttttaaaaatgtccattcTTCCAATTATAAGCAGCTGGACTGGTCTCACTGTATGCAGGCTATTTGTTCTGCTTTAGAAACAGAAAGCATTGGAGGACACCACAAAAGCATTTCATTGAAAACTTtgcagcagcattttaaaaagaagaggagacagaaatgGGCCAGCAACTGCCATTTTTCAAGTATCATGTGTAACTGTATTCAATCCTTTGTCGAACAGCCAGGATTTCTTACTCTCTTCCATAGGAAGGTCAGAAGCTAATTTCCCCCATATACAATTGAAACATTTTGGCAGGCAATTCATAAAATTCACCAAGCTTAGATTAATTAAAACGAGTGGGGTGGCATTACaacttaaaaaaggaaaaaggaaataaaatacaaacaaaatgttctaTCAATAAATCTGCTAATGAGCCTTCTATTTAAGTACACTGGTATTTGTGAGAGATAAAATCATTTGTTATTGGTTATCAGACAATAACTGATGTGAGTCAGTAATTCATCATGTCccgtgtggtggtggtggtggtttgcGTACATGAgtacagagaagaagagacaacTTTACAAAATGATCTTTTACCTACTGAGTGATGATTATGTCCCCTCAGTGTCTGTGACAGTGTCTACCACTGGCTGACTTGCAGCTTCCTCCATGGGCTCACTCTGTTCATTGTCTACGTCCTTAGGAGAggcaagctgctgctgctcctgctgctgctctgcttcacTTTCAGGGAGCAGGGAGTCGGAGGAGGGGTCTGGAGTTGGTTCAGGAGAGGCCTCGGGTGTGGGCTCAGACACAGTGCTATTGTCCATGCCAGATCCATTGACCCAGAGAGGTTGGGGTGAGGAGGCGTTCTCTTGtgattcctcctcttcctcctcctgtgggctctcctgctcctccacagagtgAGTAGTTTCTTCAGGGGGGCTGGCAGCTTGTGTGAAGGCCACAGGTGAGTCCTGGGATGAAGCCTCAACAAGTGGTGAGGCTTGGCTTGGGGTCTCAGTGTCTGGGGAAGTGATGGTCTTGGAGGGGGACTGGGCAGCGGGCAGGGACGGTGACTCTGTGTGTGGGGTCTCGAGTTGTGGTGATGACTGGGCCTCAGTGAAAGCCTCAGGCAACAGGCTCTGACTCTTGCTGTCAGATGGGGATTGGGCTGAGGGGGGTGACTGCACCTGAAGTGTCTCAGACAGAGTGGGGGTTTCTGGCTGGGGCTCGGGCACAGCTGCTTGGTTCTGTGATGGAGGTGGAGACTTAATCTGAACCTGCGGCAGAGGCTGATTCAGACCTAAGAGAGGAGGTTTGGCCTGAGCTTGGGGCAGAAGTGGGGACTGGAATCGTGCCTGCATCTGAGGGTTCAATTTGAGCGGGGCGAGCATTTTGCCTTGGTTCTGGGACAGGTTGGGATTAAGAGGTGGAGTTGGAAGCAGAGGTGTTGGTAGAGGGAGAAGAGGTGTCCAGCCCCCGCGTTCGCGCTCCCTCTCACGATCTCTCTCTTTGTCACGGTCTCTGTCGCGTTCGTGCTCTCTGGGACGATCTCGGCCTcgctccctgtctctctccctgtcgCGTTCCCTCTCACGCTCTCTCTCACGGCTGTGGCGGTTTCCATTCATCTCCCTCCTGAAGTCGAAATCTCTTtcgtctctgtctctctgcctgtccCATGGGCGTCTTCGTTCATCTAGGTCTTGATGTAGTTCACTGTCAAAAGGTGCTGTGGCACCAGCACCACTACGGTTCCAGGCCTGCGGCCCCCCAACAGCTCCAGCATTTGCAGCAGGCccagctgctcctgctgctgtccCAGGACGGTTATCAAAGCGGTTGGGATAGTTCTGCCCTGCTGTGGAGCGCTCCTCCTGGAAGCCTTTCGGAACTGCTGGAGCCTGTGGACCTCCTCGCATGCTGTCTCGCTCATCAAAGTCCCCTCTGGTCTGGCTCCATCGGCTATCAGGAGTAAAGCCTGCAAGAGCCTGGAGACGTCCCAGCAGGCTGCCTCTGGTGGGCTGAGTTCCTGGAGTTTGGAGCAAGGCAGGCctgcctcctccaccacctccaagGGCATCCCTTTGCTCTGGCGGAGGGGTCCTCAGCAGGCCTGTGCTCTGTTTTTCCATTGGGGGGAAGCGGTAGTCCTGGTCTTTGCCCTCATCAGCACCAGAAGAAGACTCCTCTTCTGTCTTAGAGACATGTTCATTGGTAAGGTTGGGGGCTCTGTTAAAGGGGTCTAACTGGGAAAAGGGGGCCCTGGCGCGGGCTTGAGCTTGGAGGGAGCTGTCGAGAAGTACAGCAGCCTGCTGGGCGGGGCTCTGCTGCATTAAGAGTGGGAAACGTGCGGCAGCTCCAGGCTGGAGGAGGTTAGGACGCACATCCATTGGCAACAGTCCAGGCATTCTCTGACCAGTCAGACCAGACTGGTGCAGTGGGTGGGTGAGGGAGGCAGTGGGGTGCATGCCAAGAAGACCCATTCCGCTGCGGACTGCATTCTGCATGCCTGGggacaaaacacaaaattatgAAAACGTTACAGTTCTTCTtgcacataaaaacattaataaagaaaatacttGTTGGCATTGCCTCACCTTGTAGTGTAAGCTCTGCAGCAGCATCCATACCATCAGCAGACTGTGGCATTTTCTCACTGCCGGCCTGCTGAGTTTGCATTCCGACTGGGTTAAACACACCGGCTCCAGGGATGGCTGAGGGCATGAAGCTGCCAGGGATACTCGTCGGAGGGATCATAGCACTGAATGGTGATTCCTTGATAGCTTCCTGGCTGGTTGCCACTGAAGGTTGCACTAGAGATACAGGAGGGTAAAGGAACAGCAACTCATTTAAATATAGGCTAAACATTTTCAGCTGATTTCCTTAGAAGGAACATAATGTTATATGCATGTATTAGTCAAATGATTAGCACGCCTTTAATACTTACAAGAAGGTGCTGAAGCCATGGCTGCAGTTTGTGCTGCCTGCATAAAACCTGCACAACAGGAAAGAAGTATGTGTCAGCTTATGAAGTTCTGTCAGTCTGATTGTCAACATGACTGAGTCTGCTGCATTTACCTGGAGGAGGCTGTGAGGTGTTGAAACCAGCTCTTATGAAGGGTGGTGGTGGCCCGTAGCCTGGTGGGGGTATGCCCATGCTgacagggaaggaaggaggcaccAAACCCACTGCACTGGAAACAGCCTGGGCCACTGGCAGCTGGAAGACACAagcattaaacactttaaatttcaCTGACCACTGCATGACCAAACACCAGTTTATAGTTCATACATTTTCTTCACCTTTAGCACCACCAAAACCCAAATCTGTGTGAATTATTCCACTCTAGTTAGTGAGGATTTGTCAACTGGaatgaacatgttttattttgagttaGTAAAGGATTTACTTTGTATATGCTctatgtttacacacacatgtgcacagagCAGATTATGCTATTGATTATGCTGCCTAGTGGTGGTTAAGTTTCTATGACAACTGTGACATTAGAGGACAATGTAACTGACATAAATGCACACTGACCACAGAATGGATGAAactgtcacacaaacaaacattataaaCCATTAATTGAAACGGACCCTCTTCATTACCTGCACGGGCATCATGGTGACCTGCTGGTTATACGTCTCATTCTGGGTGTTGGATGCTGCTGTAGTCTCAGCGATTACTTGCTGGCTCGAAACCTCCTTTGCTGGCTCAGCATTCTTGGCTGCTTCCCACTctgcacaaacagaaaaaaaagatgaaacaatgtttaaaattaTAACCTGATTATTTGTTTGGATTTTGCAGTTTAGTTGTgctttttcaatttcaatttttgtcttCATCTCTCTATCAGGGTGGTGGGCTGCCGATGAGATTTCTTGAAGGATTTTGGGCATTACCATAACAAAAGAAGCAGCCGAGGGAGTGGAGAAAACAAACCCTATTAGATGATCAAATGCCAggaagtgtctgtgtttgcatatctgCATTATGCTTTCATCGTGTGTTATACAAACTATGACTGCATGTCCCACTTCTCCATTAACGAGCCTTACTACTGAGTCAGTAAACTTATGTTTCAGCCAAAGGAAgatcagtaaatgaatgtatttcGGTTTACCATCGTTGACGGTCTCCTGGTCAATGATTCCTCCTTCAGCAAAGCCATCCAGGTCATCCAGTTTCACTTTCTCCCAAGGTATGTATGTGACACCAAGGTCAACGTCCCAAAACTGCTTGTATTCCTGCTTTACCCCCTTGTTTAGAGCCCATGCGATCTTTATCAAATAAACATAACATGACCATCAGGACATAGAGGCTCTTTCAAAGACATTTCTGAGAGTGTAAAAGAAAACCTAAACTATCTCTGAGGTTTCACCATTAGAGGTCAATGGACAATTAAATTAGAAGAAACTGCAGAGATAATGACATTACAATCCATCAAATTACAGTATACCGTCAATGCGTACCTTGATGATCTTGGAGCCAATTTTAAAGGAGCCAGTGCTTAGCTTCTGGCGGGCGCGGTACGCATCCTGTCTGTGGACCATACAGATGTAGGCACAGCCTCTGGGGGGGATcatctgcagacacacacacacaagacatgaCCAAACAATGGAGTTATAATACATGTAtaattgataaaaatgtgtaaatgagaaAAGGAGAACAACAGATTATGGTCACAATAACAATGACAAACTGAGACTCGgatgacaaaaaaatgtaatacactTGAAGTAAATTAGAGGGTTAGCAGGGAGAATTGCCTACTTACATTTATAGACTCTATCTGGCCAAACTCTTCAAACAGGTTGGTGAGGTCTTGCTGAGTCGCCTTTTTGTCCACTTGGCCCACCCAAAGCGTTGTACTGCACACTAGTtaggggaagaaagaaaaacaatcattaccCATCAGAAGCAGTGgcaaaacaataattaaaaatattaaactaaTGCAAGTAAGACTTCCTCTTACCACTTAGAGTCTTCGATCGTATAGGAGGCAGTCCTTTCTTCTGCCGTTCCTTCTCTCGCTCTCGGGCGCGTCTTTCACTTGAGTATGATCGTGAAGACTTCCTCTTGCGATCTCTGGAGCGTGAGCGTGACCGCTTACGGTGCTTACGTTTCCGAGAGCCAGAGCGGGACCTGGACCTTCTCCTTTTGGGAGACCTGTAGAGAGAACAAAACttatagaatttttttttttttcaatttaaagacTATAGGTCTGCTCTTTTTCAGCAAAACCTTCACAGTGCATAATTAGATTGAAAAGTTGCCAGCTTTAAAAATACACTACTgaggcgcgcaggtggtcgagcaGTTAGAGCGCATGCTACATACGCAGCCGAACCCGGCT harbors:
- the scaf8 gene encoding SR-related and CTD-associated factor 8 isoform X1 → MEAVKAFNNELYSLNEYKPPISKAKMTQITKSGIKAIKFYKHVVQSVEKFIQKCKPEYKVPGLYVVDSIVRQSRHQFGTEKDVFAPRFSKNIIMTFQHLYRCPSDDKSKIVRVLNLWQKNAVFKSDIIQPLLDMAAGIPPPSVTPVMPSSAAPVNNTTPGTPATPATPANIVQGLPDWASQITNTDTVAAVAQILQSPQGQQLQQLVQSLQMQQQKPQPSLLQALDAGLVVQLQALTAQLTAAATANSLNPLEQRVSSFNKKLLGPFDFGNDSERGEESKKDSSSSQLPMVSEPINSSLFHQLAEQLQQQNLEQFQKQLLEHQQHQQKAMSIEGQDSIFGQENSVSSAQGSSQSQLPDSENKLDDSIDNQQQDMDLDEGPDGMEEEIFEAEEKKTVSTRSRTRSRSRSRSPKRRRSRSRSGSRKRKHRKRSRSRSRDRKRKSSRSYSSERRAREREKERQKKGLPPIRSKTLSVCSTTLWVGQVDKKATQQDLTNLFEEFGQIESINMIPPRGCAYICMVHRQDAYRARQKLSTGSFKIGSKIIKIAWALNKGVKQEYKQFWDVDLGVTYIPWEKVKLDDLDGFAEGGIIDQETVNDEWEAAKNAEPAKEVSSQQVIAETTAASNTQNETYNQQVTMMPVQLPVAQAVSSAVGLVPPSFPVSMGIPPPGYGPPPPFIRAGFNTSQPPPGFMQAAQTAAMASAPSLQPSVATSQEAIKESPFSAMIPPTSIPGSFMPSAIPGAGVFNPVGMQTQQAGSEKMPQSADGMDAAAELTLQGMQNAVRSGMGLLGMHPTASLTHPLHQSGLTGQRMPGLLPMDVRPNLLQPGAAARFPLLMQQSPAQQAAVLLDSSLQAQARARAPFSQLDPFNRAPNLTNEHVSKTEEESSSGADEGKDQDYRFPPMEKQSTGLLRTPPPEQRDALGGGGGGRPALLQTPGTQPTRGSLLGRLQALAGFTPDSRWSQTRGDFDERDSMRGGPQAPAVPKGFQEERSTAGQNYPNRFDNRPGTAAGAAGPAANAGAVGGPQAWNRSGAGATAPFDSELHQDLDERRRPWDRQRDRDERDFDFRREMNGNRHSRERERERERDRERDRERGRDRPREHERDRDRDKERDRERERERGGWTPLLPLPTPLLPTPPLNPNLSQNQGKMLAPLKLNPQMQARFQSPLLPQAQAKPPLLGLNQPLPQVQIKSPPPSQNQAAVPEPQPETPTLSETLQVQSPPSAQSPSDSKSQSLLPEAFTEAQSSPQLETPHTESPSLPAAQSPSKTITSPDTETPSQASPLVEASSQDSPVAFTQAASPPEETTHSVEEQESPQEEEEEESQENASSPQPLWVNGSGMDNSTVSEPTPEASPEPTPDPSSDSLLPESEAEQQQEQQQLASPKDVDNEQSEPMEEAASQPVVDTVTDTEGT
- the scaf8 gene encoding SR-related and CTD-associated factor 8 isoform X2 — its product is MTFQHLYRCPSDDKSKIVRVLNLWQKNAVFKSDIIQPLLDMAAGIPPPSVTPVMPSSAAPVNNTTPGTPATPATPANIVQGLPDWASQITNTDTVAAVAQILQSPQGQQLQQLVQSLQMQQQKPQPSLLQALDAGLVVQLQALTAQLTAAATANSLNPLEQRVSSFNKKLLGPFDFGNDSERGEESKKDSSSSQLPMVSEPINSSLFHQLAEQLQQQNLEQFQKQLLEHQQHQQKAMSIEGQDSIFGQENSVSSAQGSSQSQLPDSENKLDDSIDNQQQDMDLDEGPDGMEEEIFEAEEKKTVSTRSRTRSRSRSRSPKRRRSRSRSGSRKRKHRKRSRSRSRDRKRKSSRSYSSERRAREREKERQKKGLPPIRSKTLSVCSTTLWVGQVDKKATQQDLTNLFEEFGQIESINMIPPRGCAYICMVHRQDAYRARQKLSTGSFKIGSKIIKIAWALNKGVKQEYKQFWDVDLGVTYIPWEKVKLDDLDGFAEGGIIDQETVNDEWEAAKNAEPAKEVSSQQVIAETTAASNTQNETYNQQVTMMPVQLPVAQAVSSAVGLVPPSFPVSMGIPPPGYGPPPPFIRAGFNTSQPPPGFMQAAQTAAMASAPSLQPSVATSQEAIKESPFSAMIPPTSIPGSFMPSAIPGAGVFNPVGMQTQQAGSEKMPQSADGMDAAAELTLQGMQNAVRSGMGLLGMHPTASLTHPLHQSGLTGQRMPGLLPMDVRPNLLQPGAAARFPLLMQQSPAQQAAVLLDSSLQAQARARAPFSQLDPFNRAPNLTNEHVSKTEEESSSGADEGKDQDYRFPPMEKQSTGLLRTPPPEQRDALGGGGGGRPALLQTPGTQPTRGSLLGRLQALAGFTPDSRWSQTRGDFDERDSMRGGPQAPAVPKGFQEERSTAGQNYPNRFDNRPGTAAGAAGPAANAGAVGGPQAWNRSGAGATAPFDSELHQDLDERRRPWDRQRDRDERDFDFRREMNGNRHSRERERERERDRERDRERGRDRPREHERDRDRDKERDRERERERGGWTPLLPLPTPLLPTPPLNPNLSQNQGKMLAPLKLNPQMQARFQSPLLPQAQAKPPLLGLNQPLPQVQIKSPPPSQNQAAVPEPQPETPTLSETLQVQSPPSAQSPSDSKSQSLLPEAFTEAQSSPQLETPHTESPSLPAAQSPSKTITSPDTETPSQASPLVEASSQDSPVAFTQAASPPEETTHSVEEQESPQEEEEEESQENASSPQPLWVNGSGMDNSTVSEPTPEASPEPTPDPSSDSLLPESEAEQQQEQQQLASPKDVDNEQSEPMEEAASQPVVDTVTDTEGT